The following coding sequences lie in one Globicephala melas chromosome 15, mGloMel1.2, whole genome shotgun sequence genomic window:
- the RPS21 gene encoding small ribosomal subunit protein eS21 — MQNDAGEFVDLYVPRKCSASNRIIGAKDHASIQMNVAEVDKVTGRFNGQFKTYAICGAIRRMGESDDSILRLAKADGIVSKNF, encoded by the exons ATGCAGAACGACGCCGGCGAGTTCGTGGACCTGTACGTGCCGCGGAAATG CTCTGCCAGCAACCGCATCATAGGCGCCAAGGACCACGCGTCCATCCAGATGAACGTGGCCGAG GTTGACAAGGTGACAGGCAGGTTCAACGGCCAGTTTAAAACCTATGCCATCTGCGGGGCCATTCGCAGGATG GGCGAGTCAGATGACTCCATTCTCCGACTGGCCAAGGCTGACGGCATTGTCTCAAA GAACTTCTGA
- the CABLES2 gene encoding CDK5 and ABL1 enzyme substrate 2: MGGRDGDIFAYGCAPANGRRARAHARAGGRWRAGGGLSRRMAAAAAGGSSDQSPGPAARAAPQALRRRGDSRRRQAALFFLNNISLDGRPPSLGPGGEKPPPPPPPTEAREPPAPPPPPPPPPPAPPAGLPLPGPAGRASAPQGLLSPAPAPAGLGLGLSLGLDGQRQRRRVGSQRCSLEFLEDTVGCASLQRTKHTSGSPRHKGLKKTHFIKNMRQYDTKNSRIVLICAKRSLCAAFSVLPYGEGLRVSDLRVDSQKQRHPSGGVSVSSEMVFQLEGVELGADGKVVSYAKFLYPTNALVTLKPDSHGPPPQPRPSAPRALLGPRCKPIPPRAAPAGSELGADAGDALEYNPDLLDDPQWPCGKHKRVLIFASYMTTVIEYVKPSDLKKDMNETFREKFPHIKLTLSKIRSLKREMWNLSEESGLEPVTVSMAYVYFEKLILQGKVNKQNRKLCAGACVLLAAKISSDLRKNDVKQLIDKLEEKFRFNRRDLIGFEFTVLVALELALYLPENQVLPHYRRLTQQF; this comes from the exons ATGGGCGGGCGTGACGGCGATATATTTGCATACGGGTGCGCCCCGGCCAATGGGCGGCGGGCGCGGGCGCATGCGCGAGCTGGAGGGCGgtggcgggcgggcggcgggctCAGTCGGAGGATGGCCGCGGCTGCGGCGGGTGGGTCTTCGGACCAGTCCCCCGGCCCCGCCGCCCGGGCCGCGCCGCAGGCGCTGCGGCGGCGAGGGGATTCGCGGCGCCGCCAGGCCGCGCTCTTCTTTCTCAACAACATCTCCCTGGACGGGCGGCCCCCGAGCCTGGGCCCGGGCGGCGAgaagcccccgcccccgccgccgcccacCGAGGCCCGCGagccgcccgcgccgccgccgccaccgccgccgccgccgcccgcgccccccGCCGGCCTGCCCCTGCCGGGACCCGCGGGCCGGGCCTCGGCGCCCCAGGGCCTGCTCAGCCCCGCGCCCGCGCCCGCCGGCTTGGGCCTCGGCCTGAGCCTGGGTTTGGACGGGCAGCGCCAGAG AAGGCGCGTAGGCTCCCAGCGCTGCTCGCTCGAGTTTCTGGAAGACACGGTGGGATGTGCCTCGCTTCAAAG AACCAAACATACATCTGGATCCCCAAGACACAAAGGCCTGAAGAAGACGCACTTCATCAAGAACATGAGGCAGTACGACACCAAGAACAGCAG GATCGTGCTCATCTGCGCCAAACGGTCCCTGTGTGCGGCCTTCTCGGTCCTGCCCTATGGAGAAGGCCTGCGTGTCAG TGACCTGAGGGTGGACAGCCAGAAGCAGAGGCATCCGTCCGGCGGCGTTTCCGTGTCTTCCGAGATGGTTTTCCAGTTGGAAGGCGTCGAGCTGGGGGCGGATGGAAAG GTTGTGTCTTACGCCAAGTTCCTGTACCCCACCAACGCCCTGGTCACGCTCAAGCCGGACAGCCATGGCCCGCCACCTCAGCCCCGGCCCAGTGCCCCCCGCGCTCTGCTGGGGCCCAGATGCAAACCCATCCCGCCCAGGGCAGCGCCAGCTGGCTCGGAACTAG GGGCCGACGCGGGGGATGCCCTGGAGTACAACCCTGACCTCCTGGATGACCCTCAGTGGCCCTGCGGCAAGCACAAGCGCGTCCTCATCTTCGCGTCCTACATG ACCACAGTGATAGAGTACGTGAAGCCCTCCGACCTCAAGAAGGACATGAACGAGACCTTCCGGGAGAAGTTCCCGCACATCAAGCTGACGCTGAGCAAAATCAGGAG TTTGAAACGCGAGATGTGGAACCTGTCTGAGGAGAGCGGTCTGGAGCCCGTGACGGTGTCCATGGCCTATGTGTACTTCGAGAAGCTGATCCTGCAGGGCAAGGTCAACAAGCAGAACCGCAAGCTGTGTGCGGGCGCCTGCGTGCTGCTGGCCGCCAAGATCAGCAGCGACCTCCGCAAGAACGACGTGAAGCAGCTCATCGAT AAGTTAGAAGAAAAGTTTCGGTTCAACAGACGGGATCTGATTGGGTTTGAGTTCACGGTGCTCGTGGCCCTGGAACTTGCTCTCTACCTTCCCGAGAACCAGGTGTTACCTCATTACCGACGCCTCACGCAGCAGTTCTAG